From the Mastacembelus armatus chromosome 14, fMasArm1.2, whole genome shotgun sequence genome, one window contains:
- the fam114a2 gene encoding protein FAM114A2 isoform X1: protein MSENEASAAEGPGEAAEIRDASPTDTPDSSSPTAPDSLTDVAPTRKARRRPETITAAEVEETPKAEEQPAKTTSESTVSQGGWGYWGSWGKSILSTATATVATVGQGLTQVIEKAETSLGIPSPTEVSAQVEEEQKQQGSSPADDAGSEKDKAVGDGSSAVGSAMGMLSSLTSVVQSTGKTVITGGLDALEFIGKKTMDVIAEGDPGFKKTKGLMNRNATLSQVLREAKEREELQTAQTEMSESEKKVVAHYGMLFDEFQGLSHLEALEILSRESESKVKSVLTTLSGDKRVQLREELDHIKESFSLVEFDDEEVDEKKDEDGSEFDRDISEALEGLSVSATANKLSKACKNACSQITHMTQPEKEEEESEGDGNKAASVEEVHAAAIRSLAELTARSIELFHKLAETILFSSSSTDASLLSQLTVVLCKEISLLSKKFTSCLTTAGSNEKGDVLNPLITGVFLEASNSASYIQDAFQLLMPILEISHIQRRAESSEQ from the exons ATGTCAGAGAATGAAGCTTCAGCGGCGGAGGGTCCCGGGGAGGCAGCAGAGATTCGGGATGCCTCTCCTACCGACACGCCTGACAGTTCCTCTCCGACAGCACCGGACAGCTTGACTGACGTAGCCCCGACGAGGAAAGCCAGGAGGAGACCAGAAACCATCACTGCAGCGGAAGTTGAGGAGACGCCGAAAGCAGAGGAGCAGCCAGCAAAG ACAACCAGTGAGTCCACTGTGTCTCAGGGTGGGTGGGGATACTGGGGCAGCTGGGGCAAATCCATCTTATCCACAGCAACAGCTACTGTGGCCACTGTGG GCCAAGGCCTCACTCAGGTGATAGAGAAGGCTGAGACGTCGCTGGGAATTCCCAGTCCGACCGAAGTGTCAGCGCAGGTGGAGgaagaacagaaacagcagg GTTCTTCCCCTGCAGATGATGCCGGCAGTGAGAAGGACAAAGCAGTGGGAGACGGATCgtcagcagtgggtagtgcGATGGGAATGCTATCGTCACTGACCAGCGTCGTCCAGAGCACA GGTAAGACGGTAATAACAGGTGGTCTGGATGCTCTGGAGTTCATTGGGAAGAAGACGATGGATGTGATCGCAGAAGGCGATCCCGGCTTTAAGAAGACTAAAGGCCTGATGAACAGGAACGCCACCCTGTCTCAA GTGCTGAGGGAAGCGAAGGAGCGAGAGGAGCTGCAGACGGCACAGACGGAGATGTCAGAGTCTGAGAAGAAGGTGGTCGCACATTACGGGATGCTGTTTGATGAGTTTCAAGGTCTGTCGCACCTCGAGGCTCTGGAGATTCTGTCTCGAGAGAGTGAGTCTAAG GTGAAGTCGGTGCTGACCACCCTGTCAGGAGACAAACGGGTTCAGCTCAGAGAAGAGCTGGATCACATCAAGGAATCTTTCTCCTTAGTGGAGTTTGATGACGAGGAGGTCGATGAGAAAAAAG ATGAAGATGGCTCAGAGTTTGACAGGGACATATCGGAGGCACTGGAGGGTCTCAGTGTTTCTGCCACAGCCAACAAACTCAGCAAG GCCTGTAAGAACGCCTGCAGCCAGATCACCCACATGACACAACcagagaaggaagaagaagagagcgAAGGAGATGGAAACAAAGCAGCCTCTGTAGAG GAGGTTCATGCTGCAGCCATCAGGAGTCTGGCTGAGCTCACTGCTCGATCCATTGAGCTTTTCCACAAACTGGCTGAGACCATCCTcttctccagcagcagcacagacgcCAGCCTTCTGTCGCA GTTaactgttgttttgtgtaaagAAATCTCATTGCTGTCTAAGAAGTTTACCTCCTGCTTGACAACTGCAGGG TCAAACGAGAAGGGAGACGTCCTGAACCCGCTGATAACAGGAGTCTTTTTAGAG GCATCCAACAGTGCTTCTTACATCCAGGACGCCTTCCAGCTTCTCATGCCGATACTGGAGATCTCCCACATCCAGAGGAGAGCCGAATCCTCTGAGCAGTGA
- the cnot8 gene encoding CCR4-NOT transcription complex subunit 8, with protein sequence MPAALTDSSQIICEVWAGNVEEEMRKIRHIIQSYNYIAMDTEFPGVVVRPIGEFRSTVDYQYQLLRCNVDLLKIIQLGLTFMNEEGDYPPGTTTWQFNFKFNLTEDMYSQDSIDLLQNSGLQFKKHEEEGIDTLYFAELLMTSGLVLCENVKWLSFHSGYDFGYLVKLLTDARLPEEEHDFFQILNLFFPAIYDVKYLMKSCKNLKGGLQEVADQLELKRIGRQHQAGSDSLLTGMAFFRMKELFFEDNIDDAKYCGRLYGLGSGSTQPQNGISSSGQEETNNKH encoded by the exons ATGCCAGCCGCACTTACAGATTCCAGTCAGATAATCTGTGAAGTCTGGGCAGGCAATGTGGAGGAGGAAATGAGGAAGATCCGGCATATTATTCAAAGTTACAATTACATTGCCATG GACACAGAATTTCCTGGAGTGGTTGTCCGACCGATCGGTGAGTTTCGCAGCACTGTGGATTACCAGTACCAGCTGCTGAGGTGTAATGTTGACCTCCTGAAGATCATCCAGCTCGGACTGACGTTCATGAACGAGGAAGGAGACTATCCCCCTGGCACGACAACGTGGCAGTTCAACTTCAAGTTCAACCTCAC AGAAGACATGTACTCACAGGACTCCATAGACCTGCTCCAGAACTCTGGTCTCCAGTTTAAGAAACACGAAGAAGAAGGAATCGATACACTCTACTTTGCTGAGCTTCTCATGACGTCTGGTCTGGTGTTGTGTGAAAACGTCAAGTGGCTGTCCTTCCACAG TGGGTATGACTTTGGATATTTGGTGAAGCTCCTGACAGACGCTCGACTCCCAGAGGAGGAACATGATTTCTTCCAGATCCTCAACCTGTTCTTTCCTGCAATCTATGATGTCAAGTACTTAATGAAAAGCTGCAAGAACCTGAAG ggaGGGCTCCAGGAAGTGGCGGACCAGCTGGAGCTGAAGAGGATCGGTCGGCAGCACCAGGCTGGATCCGACTCACTGCTCACCGGTATGGCTTTCTTCAGGATGAAAGAG CTTTTCTTCGAAGACAACATTGACGATGCAAAGTATTGTGGGAGACTGTACGGCTTGGGCTCGGGCTCCACTCAACCCCAGAACGGCATCTCCAGCTCGGGCCAGGAGGAGACGAACAACAAGCACTGA
- the LOC113143204 gene encoding microfibril-associated glycoprotein 3, producing the protein MLSQQHPHLLPLLLLLLLSGQTAAGAQNASEAKAASSFSRDIVVKEGSSTVIECNVTGGHDHIRWYNSKGPLLDEGADGKWQIQENGTLNITVVSFEDRGRYTCVATSDSGMTKNYTVTLRVAYTESGLGLYFVIVCLVAFTITMILNATRVCMVSSHLKKTERAINEFFRTEGTEKLQKAFEVAKRIPIVTSAKTLELAKVTQFKTMEFARHMEELARSVPLPPLILNCRGLVEETVESVNPGPDPAKSGNRQAIGPACSNKNGAEEEACQLLLSGERRGNAAGGADIQVSVHTVSEKVACEDEEPEKSLGTLTPGSPTSVSYETDV; encoded by the exons ATGTTATCGCAGCAGCATCCCCACCTGCTTCCcctgcttctcctcctgctgctcagtgGCCAGACAGCAGCTGGAGCTCAGAACGCGTCAGAGGCAAAGGCGGCGTCCTCATTCAGCAGGGACATCGTGGTGAAGGAGGGATCCAGCACAGTCATCGAGTGTAACGTGACCGGAGGCCACGATCACATCAGGTGGTACAACTCAAAAGGACCTCTGCTGGACGAGGGAGCAG ATGGCAAGTGGCAGATTCAGGAAAACGGCACCCTGAACATCACTGTGGTCTCCTTTGAGGACCGTGGTCGCTACACCTGTGTCGCTACCAGCGACTCTGGCATGACCAAAAACTACACAGTCACTCTGCGTGTGGCCTACACCGAAAGCGGCCTGGGCCTGTACTTTGTCATTGTGTGCCTGGTGGCCTTCACCATCACGATGATCCTCAATGCGACACGAGTCTGCATGGTCAGCAGCCACCTCAAGAAGACGGAGAGAGCCATCAACGAGTTCTTCCGCACCGAGGGCACAGAGAAACTGCAGAAGGCCTTTGAGGTCGCCAAGCGGATTCCCATCGTCACGTCGGCCAAGACGCTGGAGCTCGCCAAGGTCACGCAGTTCAAGACCATGGAGTTTGCACGTCACATGGAGGAGCTGGCACGGAGCGTCCCACTACCGCCACTGATCCTGAACTGTCGCGGTTTAGTGGAGGAGACTGTGGAGAGTGTGAATCCTGGGCCTGACCCTGCAAAGTCTGGGAACAGACAAGCTATAGGCCCAGCCTGCTCCAACAAAAACGGAGCGGAGGAAGAGGCGtgccagctgctgctgtcaggtgAAAGACGAGGAAACGCTGCAGGTGGTGCTGACATCCAAGTATCAGTCCATACAGTTTCTGAGAAGGTCGCTTGTGAGGATGAAGAACCTGAGAAGAGCCTTGGTACACTCACACCAGGTTCACCCACCAGTGTGTCCTATGAGACTGACGTTTAG
- the fam114a2 gene encoding protein FAM114A2 isoform X2 produces MSENEASAAEGPGEAAEIRDASPTDTPDSSSPTAPDSLTDVAPTRKARRRPETITAAEVEETPKAEEQPAKTTSESTVSQGGWGYWGSWGKSILSTATATVATVGQGLTQVIEKAETSLGIPSPTEVSAQVEEEQKQQDDAGSEKDKAVGDGSSAVGSAMGMLSSLTSVVQSTGKTVITGGLDALEFIGKKTMDVIAEGDPGFKKTKGLMNRNATLSQVLREAKEREELQTAQTEMSESEKKVVAHYGMLFDEFQGLSHLEALEILSRESESKVKSVLTTLSGDKRVQLREELDHIKESFSLVEFDDEEVDEKKDEDGSEFDRDISEALEGLSVSATANKLSKACKNACSQITHMTQPEKEEEESEGDGNKAASVEEVHAAAIRSLAELTARSIELFHKLAETILFSSSSTDASLLSQLTVVLCKEISLLSKKFTSCLTTAGSNEKGDVLNPLITGVFLEASNSASYIQDAFQLLMPILEISHIQRRAESSEQ; encoded by the exons ATGTCAGAGAATGAAGCTTCAGCGGCGGAGGGTCCCGGGGAGGCAGCAGAGATTCGGGATGCCTCTCCTACCGACACGCCTGACAGTTCCTCTCCGACAGCACCGGACAGCTTGACTGACGTAGCCCCGACGAGGAAAGCCAGGAGGAGACCAGAAACCATCACTGCAGCGGAAGTTGAGGAGACGCCGAAAGCAGAGGAGCAGCCAGCAAAG ACAACCAGTGAGTCCACTGTGTCTCAGGGTGGGTGGGGATACTGGGGCAGCTGGGGCAAATCCATCTTATCCACAGCAACAGCTACTGTGGCCACTGTGG GCCAAGGCCTCACTCAGGTGATAGAGAAGGCTGAGACGTCGCTGGGAATTCCCAGTCCGACCGAAGTGTCAGCGCAGGTGGAGgaagaacagaaacagcagg ATGATGCCGGCAGTGAGAAGGACAAAGCAGTGGGAGACGGATCgtcagcagtgggtagtgcGATGGGAATGCTATCGTCACTGACCAGCGTCGTCCAGAGCACA GGTAAGACGGTAATAACAGGTGGTCTGGATGCTCTGGAGTTCATTGGGAAGAAGACGATGGATGTGATCGCAGAAGGCGATCCCGGCTTTAAGAAGACTAAAGGCCTGATGAACAGGAACGCCACCCTGTCTCAA GTGCTGAGGGAAGCGAAGGAGCGAGAGGAGCTGCAGACGGCACAGACGGAGATGTCAGAGTCTGAGAAGAAGGTGGTCGCACATTACGGGATGCTGTTTGATGAGTTTCAAGGTCTGTCGCACCTCGAGGCTCTGGAGATTCTGTCTCGAGAGAGTGAGTCTAAG GTGAAGTCGGTGCTGACCACCCTGTCAGGAGACAAACGGGTTCAGCTCAGAGAAGAGCTGGATCACATCAAGGAATCTTTCTCCTTAGTGGAGTTTGATGACGAGGAGGTCGATGAGAAAAAAG ATGAAGATGGCTCAGAGTTTGACAGGGACATATCGGAGGCACTGGAGGGTCTCAGTGTTTCTGCCACAGCCAACAAACTCAGCAAG GCCTGTAAGAACGCCTGCAGCCAGATCACCCACATGACACAACcagagaaggaagaagaagagagcgAAGGAGATGGAAACAAAGCAGCCTCTGTAGAG GAGGTTCATGCTGCAGCCATCAGGAGTCTGGCTGAGCTCACTGCTCGATCCATTGAGCTTTTCCACAAACTGGCTGAGACCATCCTcttctccagcagcagcacagacgcCAGCCTTCTGTCGCA GTTaactgttgttttgtgtaaagAAATCTCATTGCTGTCTAAGAAGTTTACCTCCTGCTTGACAACTGCAGGG TCAAACGAGAAGGGAGACGTCCTGAACCCGCTGATAACAGGAGTCTTTTTAGAG GCATCCAACAGTGCTTCTTACATCCAGGACGCCTTCCAGCTTCTCATGCCGATACTGGAGATCTCCCACATCCAGAGGAGAGCCGAATCCTCTGAGCAGTGA